One genomic region from Parasegetibacter sp. NRK P23 encodes:
- a CDS encoding contact-dependent growth inhibition system immunity protein yields MKKKENNWRHKSIENLEKRDFGSSDDAPTRMVKRCLDFCKVSLDQFTVEDLRLIVGQEFALTYLIPLAIEHLQKDIFSEGDLYPGDLLKNVLSIDKGFWLENKNYWDGINGLIEPKRRDLTANDISTTLFDTAFSQPGSRQQ; encoded by the coding sequence GTGAAAAAAAAGGAAAATAACTGGCGGCATAAAAGCATTGAAAATTTGGAGAAACGTGATTTCGGAAGTTCAGATGATGCTCCCACTAGAATGGTTAAGCGATGTTTGGACTTTTGCAAAGTTTCGCTTGACCAATTCACCGTAGAGGATTTGAGGCTGATTGTTGGGCAAGAGTTTGCGTTGACATATCTTATTCCTTTGGCAATTGAGCATTTACAAAAAGATATTTTTTCAGAAGGAGATTTGTATCCAGGTGACTTACTAAAGAATGTTCTTTCGATTGATAAAGGATTCTGGTTGGAAAATAAAAATTATTGGGACGGAATAAATGGCTTGATTGAACCCAAACGCCGCGATCTGACTGCCAATGATATATCAACGACATTATTTGACACAGCTTTCAGTCAGCCAGGCAGCAGGCAACAATAG